From Calliphora vicina chromosome 3, idCalVici1.1, whole genome shotgun sequence:
GATCATGCATTTTTAGGGTTGCCATCTATcaccaataacaacaacatgacAGGTCCATTTGCCTGTAACACTGAATTGGGCTGGGTGGTGTTTGGTCCTTGTCATAGACTATCACCTATACAACAATCGTGCCTTTTTGTAAATGTCAAAAGAGACGTCGACCTTCATCAAATAGTGACCGATTATTTTAACGTTGAAAATATGGGTGTAAGGGCAGCTCCTATTGTGGAATCTGATGAAGATGTCAGAGCCAAGCGGATTTTGAATGAGTCTACAAGAAAAGTTGGTGATCGATTCCAGACAGGTTTATTATGGAAATATGATGAAGTGAGCTTTCCAAACAGTTATTCTATGGCACTTAAGCGCTTAGAAGGTATAGAAAAGAAAATGAAGCGTGATCCAGTCTTCTCCAAAGCGTACAAAGAAGTCATGCAAGGATATATTGATAAAGGATACGTACGTAAGCTATCTTCAGATGACATCAAAGTGACCAGTTTCAGAAAATGGTATTTGCCACATTTTGGGGTAACCAATCCCAATAAACCGAACAAATTGAGGTTAGTTTTCGATGCCGCCGCCAGTGTACAGGACATTTCTTTGAATTCACAATTGCTGAAAGGACCCCAAGATATTGCGTCTTTGCCGTCTACGCTTTATAATTTTCGCCGCGGTCAAATTGCTGTTGGTGCCGATATTCGCGAAatgtttcaccaaattttagTGCAGCCATGTGATAGAATCTCACAAAGATTTCTTTGGAGGGATGGAAATACAGCAAATCCACCGTATGAATACGAAATGGTAGTTATGACTTTCGGAGCCGCCTGTTCACCATCCTCGGCATTATATGTCATGAAAACCAATGCACGAGATCATCGCGCTTTCCATCCTCGAGCCATTGAAGCTATATGCGATCACCATTACATGGATGATTTCGTTGACAGCTTTGACAGTGTAGAAGAAGCTGTAAGTATTTCAAAACAAGTGAGAGAAATTCACAAAAATGGTGGATTCGAACTAAGGGGCTTTATCTCAAATTCCGACGAGGTCATTACAACCCTGGATGGTAGtttaatatcaaaacaaattcCTGCTAATGATGGTACAGAAAGGGTACTGGGTTTGTTTTGGGAGCCTTCTAGTGACaatttcatgtttaatttaaaatttcatcgaGTTGACAAACTTGTCATGTCTGGCCAACGTAGCCCAACTAAAAGAGAAGTTTTAAGCATTATAATGTCAACATTCGATCCTCTTGGTTACTTGAGTCATTTTACAGTGGGTGGGAAGCTACTATTACGACAAATTTGGAAGAGTAATTGTCTTTGGGACGAACCAATACCCAATGCTTTAAATAGTTCCTGGAAACGTTGGAGGAGTCAAATGAACAATATTGCCAATTTTAGAGTTCGccgtttttatttttcgtttggGAAGCCAACATCTCTACAACTTCATATTTTCGTAGACGCCAGTGAAGAAGCATTTGCTGCAATTGCCTATTGGAGATATATTGGTGATGGTGACATTTGCACtagttttataatttcaaaaacaaaatgtagtcCTTTGAAGAGAGTTACTATACCCCGGCTAGAATTGCAGGCAGCAGTTCTCGGTACACGTTTGAAGCAGAACATTTTAAGTGAGCACAGCCTTGTTCCAGACAAATGTGTATTATGGAGTGACTCTAAAACTGTGCTAAAATGGATTGCTAGTAATCTTGCTTCTACAGATGTTGAAAATTGGAGATGGGTATCAACAAAAGACAATGTAGCAGATGAAGCCACGAGATCATCAAACAATGTGGATTTTTCCTCTTCTTCTCGTTGGTTAAATGGACCAGCCTTCCTGAAATTGCCTGAAGAAGACTGGACAAAAGGCGagattgaaatttcaaaagaagTAGATGAAGAAGAAATTTCCCAAAAGATGtcattaataattataaatgatAATATGGttgattttaatagattttcatCTCTTTGTCGTCTAAAAAGAAGTTTCGCATGGGTACTAAGATTTATAAATCATTGCCGAAAAGAGTATAACGTTTTACAAAAACATGGTCTCACCTCCCGTGAAGTAGAATATTCTGAAAAATTACTATGCCAGCTAGTCCAAAGGGAAGCCTTTCCAGATGAacttaaattgattaaaaataaactatctATAccaaaaacctgtcatttgtaTAACCTGATGCCgtatgttgatgatgatggacTGTTAAGGGTGTATGGAAGAATAGATGCTGCTAGTTACTTGCCCTACAGTTCAAGGCGGCCAATAATTCTTcccaaaaatcataattttacaaaacttGTTGTCATGCATTATCATTGTCAGATGATGCATCAAAATCATGAAGCGACGATTTGTGAAGTACGCAAAAAATTTTGGATACCTCAATTAAGAAGCTTACTAAAAACGATCGTATCTAATTGTCAAcaatgcaaaattaaaaatgccAACCCTCAAGCTCCAATTATGGGACCACTTCCATTTGATCGCCTGGAGCCAAATATTGAGCCTTTCAAATATACTGGACTAGACTACTTTGGTCCTATAAATGTGTCAATTGGAAGAAGGACAGAAAAGAGGTGGGTGGCGCTCTTTACGTGCCTCACGCTTCGGGCAATTCATTTAGAATTAGCCTACGATTTGTCAACGGACTCGTGCATAATTGTCATAAGGAACTTTATAAATCGTAGGGGAATACCCGCCAGAATCCGTTCTGATAACGGCAAAAACTTTATTGGTGCCAACGAAGAGGCCAGACGATTTAGTGAAGTTTTCGATGCTAAGAGAATCCAAAACGAAATGTCAATGAAAGGCATCGAATGGATTTTCAACTGTCCTGTTAATCCATCTGAAGGTGGTATTTGGGAAAGGATGGTACAGTGCGTGAAGAAGGTATTACGACATACATTGAAGCAGATTTCTCCCAAAGAACATGTATTACACTCATTACTAATTGAGGCTGAAAACGTCGTTAATTCGCGGCCATTAACACATTTGCCTATTAGCCCACATGAAGAGGAGCCGCTTACCCCTAACCACTTTTTAATTGGCAGTGGAAATGTTGCCAATACACCATATGTTGAATCACCCGATATAAAACCCTTCACTCTTAAAAAACAATGGCGAGTTTCAAGGTGTTTGAGGGATAGATTCTGGAAGAAGTGGGTTAATGAGTATTTGCCAACGCTGACTAGGAGAGTGAAATGGTGTGAACGTACTGTTCCAATCAAAGTAGGAGACTTGGTGTTCATCTGCGATCCGAATGTTCCAAGAAGTCAATGGCGGAAAGGTTTGGTCACATGTGTTTATGCTGGTCACGATGGTGTGGCACGAAGAGTCGATGTGAAGACTTCCACCGGTAAGTTGCAGCGCGCTGTGTCCAAGCTAGCCGTTCTGGACGTAGAAAGTGGTGAAGCTGATAGCTCCACGGGGGCGGGAGTGTTCCAGAATGACCCTGAATGTATTTCATAGTCTGACTTTTTGTATATTGCAGTTAGCAATTCATAATGAATGTCATTTGTCAATTTATTTGTGCCGCCTTTTGCATTCTTCTTTCGCTCATATTCTATGTTTCGTATGTCATAAGTAAGAACATCAGATTTAAATTGAATAGAACCTTGCCAAAGACGGTTGCAAAACTGCGGTAAGCTGTTTGTCTCTATaacataatattaaattaactttaaccttttttttagaaataaacataaatacttttataaagcATTTTGTTCAACGCAAAACCCGTCTTTTATTTACGAGTTCAACAGAGCATATCTTTGCAACcatttaaacacttttattgGTATGTAAACTGTGAGGATATTGTATATACTTACTGCTTGCATTTCTTGTGGCTTATATAAAGCTGCCAATCTCTGCCTTATGGGCACCATCATAATTAAAAAGAATGGAAAAGCCAAAGAGATTTTCGATGATTTCACAGCCCAAAGTAATGCCAAACATAAAACTTGCACGAACGTAAACAAATGCATCTTCCATGTGGGAACTCGCTTCACATACGGAGTGGGTGGATAGTGTTTCACTGGCATAAAGAACAAACGTATTCTGGAAAAGAAATAGAGAAAATAAGCAACATaaggaaaagtaaaaaaaatcagatgaaaaaaaacaacaagcaGATACATTTAAGTACATATTGATATTGTTTAAAATGGGTTTAAGAATAACATTGTAGAGCTGAACATAGATTATGAGTTTATATTCAGTTCAAATTCAGGGTTTTAAATTTTCGTGTCAAGCATGTACAAAAGTATGTACACAGAACTACTGGCAGTTTTTAAGagcaattaaatgaaaattggtaaTTCAAGCAGgagttattcaaaaatgtttgtattttgaaaaataatttaagattttttgtatttgatgCTCTAATACCTTCagaagtttataaataaattcttatGCAGTATTTAAGagcaattaaaagaaaattggtaATTCAAGCAGGAGTTATTCAAAAATTCTtgtattttgaaaaagaatttaagattttttatttgatgctcTAATATCTTCAGAAGTTTATAGATAAATTCTTATGTACTCGTATATCGCATCCTTATGActatttaatttcataatgaCAAAATTCTCTCTTACGGGAAATAATGGaaatttatttgtaagaaaatgaGATACTAGTTAGGCAAACATTTCATATCACAgcagcaatattttctaaaacaagGAAAGTTGTTTCTTGAATTTTCGTTATATGTAGACTGGGACACGTAGCAATcgggaaaatttattttttattacagacaaatttatgatttttcattccgtttatGTATTGTTGGTTATTTGACATTTGTTGGTTATTTTCATTATGTAAAATTATCCaaactattttgtttaaaaacgaACAGATCGTCTGACAAAGGTTTTTCTCATCTCGTCTTAGTAAAAACTTAGTATGTATCTGATCTTTTCTTGGTAAAGATTTCGAAACAAAGATTTGCATtctttccatttaaaaatattggattATGGAATACAATCATCAAGAAGAGAAACCACCAGGTTGATTTAGAttatcattttgaaaaaaataatgtttctgAGCATTTTTCGGAATAAAAATGGTAGAAGATGAAATATCATGATGTAGTGATTTTTCgtaaagaaaacaattaaattttaattagtgTAAAATTCGAATTATTAAAATAGGAATTTCGAATTCCTTAAAAtgggaaattttgttaaaaaaattagtttttttcatataagtCGCCGTTTATTTAACGTGTGATATATGTCGTTATTTAACGTGTGATATCTTATTGTCTTTTGGCGTATTTAAACTACATATAAGACCATCCAAATATCGGCTTtcactttttggaaattttaaaataaatttaaaatttttcttcaaaatttttcaagttttgcTGGGACTGAGATGGGCTCtgttatttaagaaatttttttttaaaaatatgatctTTTCAGCGAAATTGGATGAATttttaccaacaaagcgtcatatgcggaagTTTTGCATTATTTCTTTACCGATTGACCACCAAATCTTATAGCGAATATGTTTCGTAGATTTCAACGTGTGGTCCAGAAGTGgttattttgacaaaaaatccaCCAGGccatacaaaaatgtttgaagaccaagtattggaggcattaatccatgaagattgttgtaaactcaacaagagcttgaaaaatcattgggaactactcTAGCAgcaattataaaatgtttgcgagcagcaggattcatccaaaagctgggaaattgggtaccatacgaactgaagccgattttgcatgtccgaaatgctcgAACGCTacataataaaatcatttttgcaacaAATCGTTActcattaataaaaacaagtagaaAAGTACGGTTGGTCAAgaacgaccatataataccctacactaattaaaagagcaaaaacatttttcttttaaaatttcaataatttatatttttgagtgattttcggaagtgagccttatatgggagctatgaccaattatggaccgatcaccatgaaattaggtcttgtgatttatgtctatattatagttaactatgttgaattttgtgtgtataccaacatttttaagcgatttatgtacgttaaagtgattttcggaagcgggtctatatgggagctatgactaattatggaccgatcgtaacaaaatttggtgacatgaattttatgtatataaaacttatttggagcggaacgTGTGGAGatgcatatataaattaaacatctatgaccgataaagtccaatttcggacggaaatttgtatggggactaggtgaaataatggaccgatttcagctagtttcaataggcttggtcgttgggccgaaaaagtGATTCTCAATCActtttataccgatcgactcagaatgtgattctatttagatcggtatactttaaggtgggtgttgatAACTTATTattcctccccactatggtggggtatggtataaaaataatccattacgataagccCTCGACTCGACTCCCaattcaaatatccatggtgctaaactgattatctgtatttggtgggagcaaggGGTCCTATTATGAGcttctgaaatctgaccagaacaTGCGGCCAAatataaaaccgtaatattcatGATAACACATGCTGAAATACCTGTTGAAAAGTATTTAGACTGAAGTGGTTGgccgctttatagttcagaccctGCCCCTTCcaactattatttgtttcgattgatgtaGAACGCTGTCTCTGAAATACGCTTCAcgttggaacagagtatccgaaattggcctcaaaagatgagcagttattttggctcggaatccacaATGTGGATTTGACATTCGGATAAgaactgatttttttattttttatattttgtagggCCGAAATAAACAACTGGCCCCATTCCAGCTACAAACCCTTGTAAAtacaaatcaactcaaaaacaccttaGCACTgagtatgtgaaatttcattaagatatctCCAATCATTCACTAGCTACCGAAATATTTCTAATATATTCAATcttcagaaaaaatcgaagcatttgccaatcacttggagaatgtatttaccccaaatgatacaaattcatatattagagataatgtcataaataatgtggtgccagccccactaaaattccggttctctgccgtgaggacgacggtcaaaggtcttaaggctggaaaatcacctggtatagatacaattactaccacgatgataagtaatctgcccaactcagcactgagaattattttgttcatatttaatacaatactacgtattggatattttccatcctcatggaaaatatctgatatagttatgataccgaaaccgggaaaagatgtcactcaagtgacataataccgtcccattagcctattgtcaatattctcaaacctttttgaaaagttgttacttgagagacttatagtgcacGTTGacaaaaattgcattattcctgaccatcaatttggtttcagaaggaaacatagtactatcgaacaggtacatcggataactacacttattcggaaaaccttcgagagcaagcagtattgttccgcattatttattgacatatctcaagccttcgataaagtctggcacaatggactaatacacaaaattactagatCACTACCTGCGACttacataaactgcttaaaaattacatacaagaaagatctttccaaatcagatcaaaggatgtgatctcaacacgtcgaaaaaaaccgctggtgtaccacagggaagtattctagggccgttcctatatattttatatactgcagatatgcctACGAGCGCATtgactcacacatctacatttgcggatgataccgcttttttaagtacacatgaaaaccccgtaatagcttctgaacaactccaggctggacaaatggaaaattaaggtcaatgcaacaaaatctattcacgttacatttactttaagacgagaaagttgcccttccatacagataaataatatcaaaatcccagaacagagccatgtaaaatatctcggtatccatcttgatcgccgtttaacatggtgCAACgatattgaagccaaggttacgcaaataaaattaaagtcagtccaactgtactggttaattggcccacggtctgctctagacttgcaatacaaagtgcttttgtacaaaacaactataaaaccgatatggctatacggcattcagctatggggaacagcctcttcatctaacgttgaaaaattgcaaagaaagcagtcaaaactgttaaggacaataacagatgccccatggtacattcgcaatagtaatatccatagggatcttAAGTCTgcagtctaaaatacatttcaaaactaatggatcatccaaacccctttgccagggagttgctgtcatttgagggtcatgACGACTcaggcgattggaaacactggttctggccagataatcatttaacgagcactcatgttggacgtttcagcggcaataacaacattagttttagtttaggttaagatttgaatacttatttgtaaatttctaaaaagaaagtttcaataaagaaaaaagatactgaaaaaaaaaaatatattcaatagCCATCGGCATCTGATCAGCAGCTATTTCATTCCCATAACAGTCGGTTGTAATGACTCGAGTTCAATcagccaagggctgtcaactcagaaATTGTTGGTGCTGGAACAATAACAACATCACATCCTGTTGATAACTTATTGTTCGATGAGAAGCAAAGTCGCAGACATAATCATTATTCACAACCGATTTGGGTAATATGAGagtacgaaaaaaatatatagtgaTACAATTGTCCgtgattttcacaaaattttggaTGACTAAGTTACTTTTTCAGCTCAATGTTCATAAGTATTAACATTAATTAATACTACAAAAATTGGGAATTATCCCTGACACTATAATTTGTGCTGCCAACAGAAACACCCTAATGTACACATACAAaattactgaaaacaaaaaaacaaaccaaaatttAATTGACTTACCTTTCGAAGAATTGTACTCCACTCATTGAAGCAATACCCATATAAAGGAAAACACCGAATAACACAGCCATTGGTATGAGACGCAGCAACGGTGCCATTGTTACCGAAAGACCAATCATTAATGCCACAAAGAAACCCGAAACTCTTTGTTCCTTAACATCAATTATACGTGGAGATTCACCAGGAGCATGtgttctataaaaataaaatggaaatgttaataaaatcttCATACATACTTTGgcattttttcatttgcacaattttaatttaagaattttgttttattcaacaaatgcacaaagaaaataaaaagtaagttaaattaaaagtaaagtgAAGAAACGAAAAATTCGAacgaaaaaatatttgaaacttggtcatacaaaattttaagttttctggaaattaaaaattcgatttagtttggtttttatataaattcaaatttgtaccattcttatataaaatttaactttaaatttagataaaaaacaaatggaggcaaatttaaaaactaaaaatttaagttttatcaaATTTACAATGGCTAAGGACCGATGATGatctgaaaattttgtttcctcCCACAAACATTAAATTGTGTTAAAAGTAACACAAActtacttttgtttaaaaagctatttttgttaatgaaaaaaACTCAACACTTACCTCGACATAATTGTCAGAGCAGAAACATGAGCCACGGAACGTACAGTGGCGGCACAATGCCATGGCATGCCAAAGAAACCGCAGAACGTATTAAGACAACATAAAAGAACAATATCAAAATGCAGACCGGAACCCTTCTTTAGGCCACGTTCTGGTTTATCTACAATCAATTCCGAAATATGCGATTCCATGAATATCAATATGTACACTAAAATTGCAGGTATGCCGGCCATAAAAGGTATCCAAGTCTCAATTGGTCCCAAACTCACTAACCAGCCACGAACACTTGGATCACTGGGCGACAGACCCTCTGGTACACTTAGTTTCTCAGTATAAACAGCTGGTATAAAATAGTCCACCATTACAAATATTGTAATAGATATGGGTACGCCAAAATCTCCCAGAGCTCGTCTTGCATTGCGACCAAAGAATTGCGAATTACGGAAAAGTTTCAAGTAATAGGCCACAGTAAAAGTGCCCAGCGTTAAAATAGTACAAAACAAAGCGGTATTTGGCATATTTCTTTTGACATTACTGTTATAATCTACATTTAAAGTAATAGTTTCATTCGTTGCAGTTTCATTGCCATTGACCACCTCAGCAGCGGTAgaattaataaaatctaaagtaGCATTAAGGCCTAAGCTGGGTGGTGGCAAATTGTAATCAGCCAAAAGTGGATGATTCTTATATACAGACACTAATTTCATAACAGTTTCTATGATATAAATTAAAGTAATAAGAGCTGAGAAAATTTCTTGGGTAAAACGTGTCAGCAGCCGTACATAGACACTGCCTTCTAAGGCCGACACTAAAATTGATATAACTGCCAGCCAAATGCCAATATAGGCTCGGATTGTTAAAAAGCTGATGCCGTTTTCTTTGCAGAAATTATTCAAAGCCTCGTCGAACAACAGCAAAGGACCCGTTGTGCCAATAATTACCAATGGCTGTCCAGCCAAACTATGAAAGATTACTCCCACAATGGAGGTACTTAACAGGGTTTCTGATATGCCAATAAGATTGTGAGTTTTTTCCGAAGCCAAACCGCCAAATGTGATGGCCGTTGACAGACAAGCAAAGTACATAAAAATGGTGGCGGCCAAGGTCTCGGTATTCAAACCATCCAATATGTCACTTTTGTACATGGGCAAACGACGTTTGAGATCATTGCGCAAACCACCCCAAAGTCTGTGTGTTTTCTCTAAGGGACTCGGTTTTTTCTTATCACGATCATCATCACTAGCATCTTCCTGCTTCTTTTCAATGGCAGTTTTTAAAACCTCTTTATGTAGATTGGCTTTATCTTTCATCTCCTTCTTAACTTGCAAAGCCTTGTTCTTACGCAAACGAATCCAGTCTTTTTTGGCTTTCAACTCCTCGAATGGCAACAAATCATGGCGATCCCAGTTACCAGGTGGCAAGACAATAGAGTCATCCAAGAACTCATTAATGGCTGATAGCAAATCTTTGCGATCATCTGCTTTGTAAGCAATGGAATGGAACGATTCATTGGCCATTAGGGTGGCTATAGAACGACCGACTTCATGATAATCCAAATCCAAAGTGGGTGGACCCAACAAAATGAACATGAAACGTACTGGTATGGGAACTTCGGTAAGACTAGGCATAGGCACACCTTCAGCCAAACGCACAAAGGCAATTGTTGGTTGTTCCAGGAAATCAACAGCACCCACCtaaaatacacagaaaaaactaaatttcaaataattcatttataatataatttccttCAAAACTTACCAACACAGTGGTTGCCTCTGCACCATTTGGTATCCTCCTAAGTATGGTATCATTTTGTAGCTTCTTTAAATCTTCCTGGGATGATGAATACAAATCATCTTTCATATCTATTTTCAATTCATTACTTTTCTTGCTGCCACCAATTTCCAAGGCAGGCATAATTTTAATCTTCTTATCATCGCCCGATAGATTCTAAATCAAAATTACAAAACAGAAAACAACCAAACATGATTaattatttcaacaaattttgccAGGTTAATGTTTAAGCTCAAGAAAAAGTAAACTCATTTCACATGCCAAAACAACacaataaatagattttaacaaaAGCTTCAACTTTAACAATTATAAGCAAGAAAACAAAGCCATagaaaaataatagcaaataaccatttatcattattattattattatcataaaaAAAGACAGACACAAGTTAAGGAtaaggattttttttgtttaaatattcatttatgTGTGTATTCTAAAACACAAGGTTTGTAACAATAATAGGGATTGTTCTTGATAAATAAACAAagcaaaaaatacatattaacaaatataacacaacaaaaaaaatcgtatgACTTGTTTGTACTTAATAATATATACAAGGTTAAAGGTGAATTATGCGAGTATATTCGATATGGTTGATATAATCAGGATATTTTGGTAAGAATCTTGACCTAGCAACAGTCTGTAGTATGTTTATCGTTGCTAgatgtttttcatagaaaatatttcaaaattattgacCATGTGCAATGTTCATTAGAGCTGCCCTAAAAAACcatagttttattatttgtttgcttCCGTACAGCTTTCAGTACAATCGGGAGTGCTTCTCGGGTTTATGTGATCACAAAAATTGGTAATTGGTTTAGGCAATTTTTATACATTCGCTTATCCCGAACACGGGAAAATTCTCGTATAGTACTCAGAAAGATATCAAATAAATGAACTGTAATGTTTATTTATGACATGATCTGAAATATTGAAGACTATTTTAAACTATTCTCCTTTTTGGTGTCCATAAAGATGCGAAGAGAAGAAGAGAGATAATTTACTTTCGAAACATCTTGATTATTGCAGTAACTATCAAGTTAAGATTTAGCAAATAAATTGTCTGATTTTCTTGACCTCTTCATAAAACCACTGAATTACTACCGTTCATCTCTATGGATAATTAAGTTCAGGCTTGAGATCAGCATTCGATAATTGATAATTTGATAACGAGTTTTAATCACATTCGTGTTGTGTAAATAGGAATAGTCGACATATATGCATGCTGCTCCTGTTggctatgagtgccgaccactgattttAAAACTTCAGATGCGTAGTAATAGCTATTTCTTATTCTGTAACGAAGGTTACTCTCATTACCAAGGAAAATCACcctcaaacaaattattttctgaatactacaattaaattgtttgttgGCTCATCGGATCTGAAGTTTAAAGATGCGTTTACAAGGAGAGGAACATTATTTTTCTGGTTTTGCAAAAATTCAggattcaaatacatatttttcttttatatatataatatgtcttctaacaacatacaaaatctaaaatctgtGGAAGTATATCAGTTACTCCATATTTCAGTTACTCCAATCATTATGTCAGTGAGATCACTTTAACAGTTTTACGTACACCGGAGATGATAATTTATATAACTAGATTTacgttttttccaaataatagtcatttatatacccttcaccaaattatatttcaaaatacaaattttaaatatttttaggtaaacaaaacttattttttttccaaatgtaaacattttttttcgaatggttattttaaaatttaatttttttattttttttaaatttaaaatttttttaaatttaaaaatttttttttgtttttaaaatttttttttctatattaatgactagtaatccagatataggtaaaaaatcgaggttgtcctggttttttcctcatatctcagccatttgtggaccgattttgctgattttaaataggaaacttctcgaaagcttgtctgacagaattattaaagatttggatcccgaagatatctggggtcttcagaaaattgatttcaacagacagacggagtgagtgattttcgaaagcgggaGAGTTATTATGcagaattttatatgtattccaacatttttagaag
This genomic window contains:
- the Ae2 gene encoding anion exchange protein 3 isoform X2, with amino-acid sequence MSFSGQGSSNDNNVRKLSFLSFNTKKSGGNEDPHEVLLDSEMEKVFAGPSSLKEKFDVTTFQDTVHPIGSYKNKNVHRTKNLNSDLNIEEDSEYEHNNDSSNAQNYDDIPEDFPLVSERAGHGDHSDNSADEKHVQFGKKKATVVTPPSLSYDEQPNDNIHERKRRKSRHQYYRQRKFSHQDSVEAKKVTEENGDAGNHKISAPEDASLEEADLNELRSHRSDDPRALRRHKIHHSSIKLRELPQISVAGLQQAKKILDHSPHEIFVQLDELIGAGEDREWKETARWIKYEEDVQEGSDRWGKPHVASLSFHSLLNLRRCLETGVVLLDLHEKDLPAVAYRVVEQMVVEDLINSDDKPSVLRSLLLRHRHVNEHQSGFPFTKRKYNSYTSLQNLSGDDKKIKIMPALEIGGSKKSNELKIDMKDDLYSSSQEDLKKLQNDTILRRIPNGAEATTVLVGAVDFLEQPTIAFVRLAEGVPMPSLTEVPIPVRFMFILLGPPTLDLDYHEVGRSIATLMANESFHSIAYKADDRKDLLSAINEFLDDSIVLPPGNWDRHDLLPFEELKAKKDWIRLRKNKALQVKKEMKDKANLHKEVLKTAIEKKQEDASDDDRDKKKPSPLEKTHRLWGGLRNDLKRRLPMYKSDILDGLNTETLAATIFMYFACLSTAITFGGLASEKTHNLIGISETLLSTSIVGVIFHSLAGQPLVIIGTTGPLLLFDEALNNFCKENGISFLTIRAYIGIWLAVISILVSALEGSVYVRLLTRFTQEIFSALITLIYIIETVMKLVSVYKNHPLLADYNLPPPSLGLNATLDFINSTAAEVVNGNETATNETITLNVDYNSNVKRNMPNTALFCTILTLGTFTVAYYLKLFRNSQFFGRNARRALGDFGVPISITIFVMVDYFIPAVYTEKLSVPEGLSPSDPSVRGWLVSLGPIETWIPFMAGIPAILVYILIFMESHISELIVDKPERGLKKGSGLHFDIVLLCCLNTFCGFFGMPWHCAATVRSVAHVSALTIMSRTHAPGESPRIIDVKEQRVSGFFVALMIGLSVTMAPLLRLIPMAVLFGVFLYMGIASMSGVQFFERIRLFFMPVKHYPPTPYVKRVPTWKMHLFTFVQVLCLALLWAVKSSKISLAFPFFLIMMVPIRQRLAALYKPQEMQALDGNEAKADEDEPDFYEEATIPA